From a region of the Azospirillum formosense genome:
- the trpE gene encoding anthranilate synthase component I encodes MKVQPEFAAFHTAYVAGKPQVVWTTLVSDLETPVSAYMKLADGRPFGFLFESAERGAGSRRDRYSVIGFKPDLVWRCRRDRAEVNRNALHDRDAYEPIDAAPLESLRALINESRIDLPDALPPMAAGLFGYLTYDMVRLMERLPDDNPDELGIPDAILSRPSIVAIFDSHTDSVTLVTPVWPKPGVDGTAAYGDARERLMDAVADLERPLPYRREPRTKDGLPLAWTSNTTREEYHAIVERAKEYIRAGDIFQVVPSQRIRFPFKPSPLALYRTLRRLNPSPFLFHCDFGELSVVGSSPEILVRVRDGKVTVRPIAGTRKRGATAAEDQALAEDLLSDPKELAEHLMLLDLGRNDVGRVARTGTVKVTQKMIVELYSHVMHIVSNVEGDLDPKHDALDALIAGFPAGTVSGAPKVRAMQIIDELEKARRGVYAGCVGYFGASGAMDTCIALRTAVLKDGMMYVQAGGGVVADSDPEAEYQETVNKSMALIRAAEETVRETSAR; translated from the coding sequence GTGAAGGTTCAGCCGGAATTCGCCGCCTTCCACACCGCCTATGTGGCCGGCAAGCCGCAGGTGGTGTGGACCACGCTGGTCAGCGATCTGGAGACCCCCGTCTCCGCCTACATGAAGCTGGCCGACGGGCGCCCCTTCGGCTTCCTTTTCGAATCGGCGGAGCGCGGGGCGGGGTCGCGGCGCGACCGCTACTCGGTGATCGGCTTCAAGCCCGATCTGGTGTGGCGCTGCCGCCGCGACCGGGCGGAGGTGAACCGCAACGCCCTGCACGACCGCGATGCCTACGAGCCCATCGACGCGGCCCCGCTGGAGTCGCTGCGCGCCCTCATCAACGAGAGCCGGATCGACCTGCCGGACGCCCTGCCGCCGATGGCCGCCGGCCTGTTCGGCTACCTGACCTACGACATGGTCCGGCTGATGGAACGGCTGCCGGACGACAACCCGGACGAGCTGGGCATTCCCGACGCCATCCTGTCGCGCCCCAGCATCGTCGCCATCTTCGACAGCCACACCGATTCGGTGACTCTGGTCACCCCGGTCTGGCCGAAGCCGGGGGTCGACGGCACCGCCGCCTACGGCGACGCCCGCGAGCGTCTGATGGACGCGGTGGCCGACCTGGAGCGCCCCCTGCCCTACCGGCGGGAGCCGCGGACCAAGGACGGGCTGCCGCTCGCCTGGACCTCCAACACGACGCGCGAGGAGTATCACGCGATCGTGGAGCGGGCGAAGGAGTACATCCGGGCCGGCGACATCTTCCAGGTTGTGCCGTCCCAGCGCATCCGCTTCCCCTTCAAGCCGTCGCCGCTGGCGCTGTACCGCACGCTGCGCCGCCTGAACCCGTCGCCCTTCCTGTTCCACTGCGACTTCGGCGAGTTGTCGGTCGTCGGCTCCAGCCCGGAGATCCTGGTGCGCGTGCGCGACGGCAAGGTGACCGTCCGCCCCATCGCCGGCACCCGCAAGCGCGGCGCCACGGCGGCGGAGGACCAGGCGCTGGCCGAGGACCTGCTGAGCGACCCCAAGGAGCTGGCCGAGCACCTGATGCTGCTCGATCTCGGGCGCAACGACGTGGGCCGCGTCGCGCGCACCGGCACGGTCAAGGTGACGCAGAAGATGATCGTGGAGCTGTACAGCCACGTCATGCACATCGTCTCCAACGTCGAGGGCGACCTCGACCCCAAGCACGACGCGCTGGACGCGCTGATCGCCGGCTTCCCGGCCGGCACCGTGTCGGGAGCGCCGAAGGTCCGCGCCATGCAGATCATCGACGAGCTGGAGAAGGCCCGCCGCGGCGTCTACGCCGGCTGCGTCGGCTACTTCGGCGCGTCGGGCGCCATGGACACCTGCATCGCGCTGCGCACCGCGGTCCTGAAGGACGGGATGATGTACGTGCAGGCCGGCGGCGGCGTGGTCGCCGACAGCGATCCGGAGGCCGAGTACCAGGAGACCGTCAACAAGTCGATGGCCCTGATCCGCGCCGCGGAGGAAACCGTCCGCGAGACCTCCGCCCGGTAA
- a CDS encoding heavy-metal-associated domain-containing protein, producing MADTYKVGGMTCGGCARSVTNAIGKLAPGAAVTVDLDAGTVAVEGGVAPETVKTAVEGAGFEFGGQAG from the coding sequence ATGGCTGACACCTACAAGGTCGGCGGCATGACCTGCGGCGGCTGCGCCCGCTCCGTCACCAACGCCATCGGCAAGCTGGCGCCGGGCGCCGCCGTGACGGTCGACCTCGACGCCGGCACCGTGGCCGTCGAGGGCGGCGTCGCCCCCGAGACGGTGAAGACGGCCGTGGAAGGCGCCGGGTTCGAATTCGGCGGACAGGCCGGCTAG